In one window of Vibrio sp. JC009 DNA:
- the rsmA gene encoding 16S rRNA (adenine(1518)-N(6)/adenine(1519)-N(6))-dimethyltransferase RsmA, which translates to MRNDVHLGHKARKRFGQNFLNDPYIIDGIVSAINPRPGQNLVEIGPGLGAITEPVGKEVDKFTVIELDRDLAERLRNHPDLGDKLTIHEGDAMRFDFTQLVKPNNKLRIFGNLPYNISTPLMFHLFEFHKEIQDMHFMLQKEVVNRLAAGPGSKAYGRLTVMAQYFCKVVPVLEVPPTAFVPPPKVDSAVVRLVPYEELPYPATSLKWLDRVCREGFNQRRKTVRNCYKALLSAEVLEELGVNPGMRPENLTLEQFVDMANWLDKNH; encoded by the coding sequence ATGAGAAATGATGTCCACTTAGGACACAAAGCGCGTAAACGTTTTGGTCAGAACTTCCTGAACGACCCTTATATTATCGACGGGATCGTATCAGCCATTAACCCGAGACCGGGGCAGAACCTGGTTGAAATCGGCCCTGGCCTTGGTGCAATCACCGAGCCGGTGGGTAAAGAGGTCGACAAATTTACCGTAATCGAGCTTGACCGTGATCTGGCAGAACGCCTGAGAAACCACCCGGACCTTGGCGATAAGCTGACCATCCATGAAGGCGATGCCATGCGCTTCGACTTCACACAGCTGGTTAAGCCAAATAACAAGTTACGTATATTTGGTAACCTACCATACAACATTTCAACCCCTCTTATGTTCCATCTTTTTGAGTTCCACAAAGAGATTCAGGATATGCACTTTATGCTGCAAAAAGAGGTAGTAAACCGTCTGGCTGCGGGCCCTGGCTCAAAGGCATACGGCAGACTAACGGTAATGGCACAGTACTTCTGTAAAGTGGTTCCTGTACTGGAAGTGCCACCAACGGCTTTCGTACCGCCGCCAAAGGTTGATTCGGCAGTGGTAAGGCTGGTGCCTTACGAAGAGCTTCCATACCCGGCAACCAGTCTGAAGTGGCTGGATCGCGTTTGCCGTGAAGGCTTCAACCAGAGAAGAAAGACCGTCAGAAACTGTTATAAAGCTCTTCTGAGCGCTGAAGTTCTGGAAGAGTTGGGGGTCAACCCGGGCATGCGTCCTGAAAACCTGACGCTGGAGCAGTTTGTTGATATGGCAAACTGGCTGGATAAAAATCACTAA
- a CDS encoding symmetrical bis(5'-nucleosyl)-tetraphosphatase — protein sequence MANYIVGDIQGCFDELEALLNKAKFDKAKDVLWLAGDLVARGPKSLETLRFVKSLGDSAVVVLGNHDLHLLAVSLGVHPEKKKDKTMPIFAAPDREELLDWLRKQPLLAEHPEFVVCHAGVSPQWDLATARSASEEISHILRGDNWRELIEEMYANTPDIWDENLSGIERYRYIINAYTRMRFCHLDTRLDMLCKLPPHEMEEGELIPWFKVPGRKPLGKTVLFGHWAALKGGEYNDVIGLDTGCVWGGTLTMLRWEDREYFVQEAL from the coding sequence TTGGCTAATTATATCGTAGGTGATATTCAGGGTTGCTTCGATGAACTGGAAGCGCTGCTGAATAAAGCGAAATTTGATAAAGCGAAAGATGTTCTGTGGCTGGCCGGTGACCTGGTGGCACGAGGCCCGAAGTCCCTTGAAACGCTGCGCTTTGTTAAATCTCTGGGCGATTCCGCCGTGGTTGTTCTTGGCAACCACGATCTGCACCTGCTTGCCGTCTCTTTAGGTGTTCACCCTGAAAAGAAAAAAGACAAAACCATGCCGATTTTCGCAGCTCCGGACAGAGAAGAGCTGCTTGACTGGCTGAGAAAGCAGCCACTGCTGGCAGAACACCCCGAGTTTGTGGTCTGCCATGCCGGTGTTTCTCCGCAATGGGATTTAGCCACTGCCCGAAGCGCATCCGAAGAAATATCGCATATCCTGCGCGGAGATAACTGGCGTGAACTTATCGAAGAGATGTATGCCAATACGCCGGATATCTGGGATGAAAACCTCTCGGGAATCGAGCGTTACCGCTATATCATCAACGCCTATACCAGAATGCGCTTTTGTCATCTGGATACCCGCCTCGACATGCTGTGCAAGCTCCCGCCCCATGAAATGGAAGAAGGTGAACTGATCCCATGGTTTAAGGTTCCGGGAAGAAAGCCTTTAGGTAAAACCGTCCTATTTGGTCACTGGGCCGCGCTGAAAGGCGGAGAGTATAATGACGTTATCGGATTGGATACGGGGTGTGTTTGGGGGGGGACTCTGACTATGCTTCGGTGGGAGGATAGGGAGTATTTTGTTCAAGAGGCTTTGTAG
- the pdxA gene encoding 4-hydroxythreonine-4-phosphate dehydrogenase PdxA: MTQSIRRIIVTAGEPAGIGPDLVLALSAHDWTHQIVVCADKNMLAERADALGIHVELIDYNTATELAPQKAGSLLVDHIEADGNVVAGQLNESNGLYVLKTLERATQGCMSGEFDAVVTGPVHKGVINRAGVTFSGHTEFFAEKSDTPLVVMMLATEGLRTALVTTHIPLNQVSKAVTEERLESIIRILYSDLVTKFAIKNPNIYVCGLNPHAGEDGVLGREEIETITPTLEKLKASDGMNLIGPLPADTIFNEKYLQDADAVLGMYHDQVLPVLKYKGFGRSVNITLGLPFIRTSVDHGTALELAGTGKADTGSFQTALQYAIDLVENKDEK; this comes from the coding sequence ATGACTCAGTCAATCAGACGCATAATCGTAACCGCCGGTGAACCGGCAGGTATTGGTCCGGATCTGGTTCTGGCACTTTCGGCCCACGACTGGACACACCAGATTGTGGTTTGCGCCGATAAAAATATGCTGGCAGAAAGGGCGGATGCTCTTGGTATTCATGTTGAGCTGATTGACTACAATACGGCTACAGAGCTTGCTCCACAAAAAGCGGGCAGCCTGCTGGTTGACCATATTGAGGCCGATGGAAATGTTGTTGCCGGACAACTGAATGAGAGCAATGGCCTGTATGTACTGAAAACTCTTGAGCGCGCCACTCAGGGATGCATGAGCGGTGAGTTTGATGCTGTAGTCACAGGGCCGGTACATAAAGGCGTGATAAACCGCGCCGGTGTGACCTTCAGCGGCCACACCGAATTCTTTGCAGAAAAGTCGGATACGCCACTTGTGGTGATGATGCTGGCAACCGAAGGACTCAGAACCGCTCTGGTTACCACACATATTCCTCTGAATCAGGTATCAAAAGCCGTTACAGAAGAGCGTCTAGAGAGTATAATCCGCATCCTTTATTCAGACTTAGTCACTAAGTTTGCAATTAAGAACCCAAATATTTATGTATGTGGGTTAAATCCGCATGCTGGAGAAGATGGCGTTCTGGGCAGAGAAGAGATAGAAACAATCACGCCAACACTGGAAAAGCTAAAAGCCAGTGATGGAATGAACCTGATTGGCCCTCTTCCGGCAGACACCATTTTTAACGAAAAGTATTTGCAAGATGCTGATGCTGTTCTTGGTATGTACCACGACCAGGTATTGCCTGTATTGAAGTACAAGGGCTTTGGTCGCTCCGTGAATATTACTCTGGGTCTGCCTTTTATAAGAACATCGGTGGATCACGGAACTGCACTGGAACTGGCGGGAACAGGAAAAGCGGATACAGGAAGTTTCCAGACAGCGCTGCAATACGCGATAGATTTAGTAGAGAACAAAGATGAGAAATGA